The following are encoded in a window of Pseudomonadota bacterium genomic DNA:
- a CDS encoding pimeloyl-CoA dehydrogenase large subunit, whose protein sequence is MDLRFTQEELEFREEVRSFIRDTLPESTRQKLKQGRSASKEEVVNWQRLLNARGWAVPHWPREWGGTDWSPIKRFILRTEIEQAPAPPVLVFGVYMVGPVIAQFGNESQQRRFLPRIANLDDWWCQGFSEPGAGSDLASLRTSARRQGDRYLVNGQKTWTTLGQHADWIFCLVRTNPKTKKQEGISFLLIDMKSPGVTVRPIITIDGEHEVNEVFFDDVEVPVENLIGEENRGWEYAKYLLNQERTGTARIGQAKERIRHLKYLASLQCQGGGSLIENETFWNRIASVEVQIKAHEITTLRLLALEQQREVQGNDPAASIIKIRGSEILQAISELYLDLAGPYALRAAAAEVAPDSEHEWPDMVVPNYLNWRKFSIYGGSNEIQRNILAKIALEL, encoded by the coding sequence GTGGATCTTCGTTTTACACAAGAGGAATTGGAATTCCGTGAGGAAGTGCGGAGCTTCATCCGCGACACGCTCCCCGAATCGACTCGACAGAAACTCAAGCAAGGCCGTAGCGCTTCCAAGGAGGAAGTGGTGAACTGGCAGCGACTCCTTAATGCCAGAGGCTGGGCGGTACCTCATTGGCCACGCGAATGGGGTGGCACGGATTGGAGCCCCATCAAACGTTTCATACTGCGCACCGAAATTGAGCAGGCACCTGCACCACCGGTGCTGGTCTTCGGCGTCTATATGGTGGGGCCGGTTATTGCACAGTTTGGCAACGAGAGCCAGCAGCGCCGCTTCTTGCCGCGTATTGCTAATCTTGACGATTGGTGGTGCCAAGGCTTTTCAGAACCCGGTGCCGGATCTGATCTCGCCTCGTTGCGCACTTCAGCGCGTCGACAAGGCGACCGCTATTTGGTCAATGGGCAGAAGACTTGGACCACGCTCGGGCAGCACGCCGATTGGATATTCTGTCTTGTGCGCACGAATCCGAAAACCAAGAAACAGGAGGGTATTTCCTTCCTGTTGATTGACATGAAAAGCCCCGGCGTCACTGTGAGACCCATTATTACGATTGACGGGGAGCACGAAGTCAACGAAGTGTTCTTCGACGATGTAGAAGTTCCGGTGGAAAATCTGATCGGCGAGGAGAATCGAGGCTGGGAATACGCAAAGTACTTGCTAAACCAGGAGCGAACCGGAACAGCGCGGATCGGTCAGGCCAAAGAGCGCATTCGTCATCTCAAATATCTAGCCTCGCTGCAGTGCCAGGGTGGTGGTTCGTTAATCGAAAACGAAACCTTTTGGAATCGCATCGCCTCCGTCGAAGTGCAAATCAAAGCCCACGAAATCACGACGTTGCGGCTACTTGCTCTTGAGCAACAACGGGAAGTACAAGGGAACGATCCAGCGGCATCAATCATTAAGATTCGTGGTTCGGAAATCTTACAGGCAATCTCCGAACTATACCTTGATTTGGCGGGTCCTTACGCATTGCGTGCAGCGGCAGCAGAAGTTGCACCGGACTCTGAGCATGAATGGCCCGATATGGTCGTACCCAACTATCTCAATTGGCGGAAATTCTCCATTTATGGAGGTTCAAACGAGATCCAGAGGAACATTCTCGCAAAGATTGCTCTTGAGCTTTGA
- a CDS encoding long-chain fatty acid--CoA ligase produces MAISDLPARAYEPVLHWAREAPEQTAFEEVGSDRVSYSELSAAISASVDTLVDRGVRPGDRIMIVAENSISTVVLMFAAQRIDAWPAIVNARVSECEISAMKQSLGARLIAYIIENSHAALNHTAATDTEILDLPTGKVAFGATDAAAVPERVHPENDRQVGLLLFTSGTTGQPKGVMLSHRALLNMGSSTSTARRIGPEDRLYGLAPLSHIMGVAMYIMTSVWAGATTRLVPRLDLEDLEGALKRGEITVLMGVPTLFTRLLDYLQQRDRNLTGHRLRNLITGGAPLDPSLKARVEQLFGMPLCNGFAMTECTPILRTELGTNAASESVGIPQGGIEIKIVAKNRDVTDGEVGELWVRGPSLMMGYYRNPEATASVFRPDGWFVTGDLAIRLPCGNYAIVGRTKEIIIRSGFNVYPGEVETAIASHPGVAQCAVIGRPVRGSDEEIIAFVQPLPGWKMSDADIGEHVTPLLSPYKRPNKVVLVAALPVGPTGKIWKSQLTKMT; encoded by the coding sequence GTGGCGATTTCAGACCTGCCTGCGCGCGCGTATGAACCAGTTTTGCATTGGGCACGTGAGGCACCCGAACAGACGGCCTTTGAGGAAGTCGGTAGCGATCGAGTGAGCTACAGTGAACTGTCGGCAGCCATATCCGCGTCGGTCGATACTCTCGTCGATCGTGGGGTGCGGCCGGGTGATAGGATTATGATTGTGGCTGAAAATAGCATCAGTACCGTAGTGCTGATGTTTGCTGCACAACGTATTGACGCGTGGCCAGCGATAGTCAACGCACGAGTTTCCGAGTGTGAGATCTCGGCGATGAAACAGTCCCTTGGGGCCCGCTTGATTGCCTACATCATTGAAAATTCACACGCGGCGTTGAACCATACCGCCGCTACGGATACCGAGATTCTAGACCTTCCCACCGGTAAAGTAGCCTTCGGAGCCACAGACGCGGCGGCGGTACCTGAACGAGTCCATCCGGAAAATGACCGGCAGGTGGGGTTGCTGCTGTTTACCTCTGGAACCACCGGGCAACCTAAGGGTGTGATGCTTAGTCACCGTGCTTTGCTCAACATGGGGTCGAGTACGTCGACTGCTCGGAGAATCGGTCCGGAGGACCGGTTGTACGGTCTGGCACCACTCTCCCACATCATGGGGGTGGCAATGTACATCATGACCAGCGTGTGGGCTGGAGCGACTACACGGCTGGTGCCGCGGCTTGATTTAGAAGATTTGGAGGGCGCACTTAAGCGGGGAGAAATAACTGTGTTGATGGGTGTGCCAACATTGTTCACACGCCTCTTGGATTATCTGCAGCAGCGAGACCGTAACCTGACGGGGCATCGTTTACGCAATCTGATTACAGGTGGAGCCCCCCTCGACCCCAGCTTGAAAGCGAGGGTCGAACAGTTGTTTGGTATGCCTCTTTGCAACGGTTTCGCGATGACCGAATGCACACCGATACTTCGCACAGAGCTGGGTACAAACGCTGCATCGGAAAGCGTGGGGATTCCCCAGGGAGGCATTGAAATTAAGATTGTTGCTAAGAACCGTGACGTTACTGACGGCGAAGTCGGGGAACTGTGGGTCCGAGGACCATCGCTCATGATGGGGTACTATCGTAACCCCGAAGCCACTGCTAGCGTTTTTCGACCCGATGGATGGTTTGTCACGGGCGATCTGGCCATTAGGCTTCCGTGTGGTAACTATGCCATTGTCGGACGGACGAAGGAGATAATTATTCGGTCCGGATTCAATGTCTATCCTGGCGAGGTTGAAACTGCCATCGCCAGCCATCCAGGCGTGGCCCAATGCGCCGTTATTGGTCGTCCGGTGAGGGGCAGTGACGAGGAGATCATCGCCTTCGTTCAACCCTTGCCTGGATGGAAGATGAGCGATGCTGATATTGGCGAACACGTCACACCTCTCCTCTCACCATACAAGCGGCCGAATAAAGTGGTGTTAGTGGCAGCATTGCCCGTCGGTCCCACCGGCAAAATTTGGAAGAGCCAACTCACGAAGATGACGTAG
- a CDS encoding DMT family transporter — protein MKRWIYDQGYVLMVIAALVWASNIIVGRGIHDLVPPIGLNFWRWVPTVPILLALAWPHLREDWPVVRSQWRWMFLLAALAISGFNTFIYLGLERTTAVNALLINSSRPAIIVLLSFLLFQVSVRNTILIGLICGLLGTVVIILRGDLFRISEFIFNSGDLWVFAATVTWALYTVLLPKRPSIHPASFMAFAVIFGLLQLLPLYIWETLTIEAFPFTGDTVVAILFLALFSSIIAHLSYNRVVELLGANRAGIISYLILSFGVLMAIILLGEVFERYHSVGLVLLVTASWLVARPTSRSPG, from the coding sequence ATGAAGCGCTGGATCTACGACCAGGGGTATGTGTTGATGGTGATTGCCGCCCTTGTGTGGGCGAGCAATATCATCGTCGGACGTGGCATACACGACCTAGTTCCTCCTATCGGTCTCAACTTCTGGCGCTGGGTACCGACGGTGCCAATACTACTGGCGCTAGCTTGGCCACATTTGCGTGAGGATTGGCCTGTGGTGCGCAGTCAATGGCGTTGGATGTTCTTATTAGCTGCCCTCGCGATCAGCGGATTCAATACATTCATTTATCTCGGACTGGAGCGGACCACCGCCGTTAACGCACTGTTGATTAACTCGTCCCGTCCCGCAATCATCGTACTGCTATCTTTTTTATTGTTTCAAGTCAGTGTACGCAACACCATTCTGATTGGTTTGATCTGTGGATTACTAGGCACTGTGGTTATAATTCTGCGCGGTGATTTATTCCGAATATCGGAGTTTATATTCAACTCCGGTGATTTGTGGGTTTTCGCAGCGACCGTAACTTGGGCCCTCTACACCGTCCTGCTTCCCAAACGCCCGTCCATTCATCCCGCAAGCTTTATGGCTTTTGCGGTAATCTTCGGATTGTTGCAGCTATTGCCATTATATATTTGGGAAACATTGACAATCGAGGCATTCCCGTTTACCGGCGACACCGTCGTAGCTATTCTGTTTCTCGCCTTATTCTCGTCGATAATCGCCCACCTTTCGTACAATCGTGTCGTCGAACTCTTAGGTGCAAACCGCGCTGGGATCATCTCCTATCTGATCCTGAGTTTCGGTGTTCTCATGGCGATCATACTGCTTGGAGAGGTCTTTGAGCGCTACCACTCCGTCGGATTAGTGCTCTTGGTGACTGCCTCGTGGTTGGTTGCCCGGCCAACTAGTCGTAGTCCTGGGTAA
- a CDS encoding pimeloyl-CoA dehydrogenase small subunit → MDFKFTEEQRLLADSVERLMSDTYDFEARKGFAARADGWSLEIWRQYAELGLLAIPFAERHGGMGCGPVETMIVMQALGRALALEPYLATVVLGGGLIREGGDDEQCKALLPRIVSGEWRLAFAHTESTSRHDPAHVRTTARHDGDGWVLDGAKTMVLHGDCADALIITARTETGHPGKSRIGLFLVDDTAHGLLRTAYATIDGRRAADVVMTGVRVGPESVIGNADEALPIIERVLDHAIAALAAEAVGAMTAAHERTVEYLKTRVQFGTAIGKFQVLQHRAVDMLVSLEQSRSMAMFGTMMADYSNARERRQALAAVKVQIGRSARLIGQQAIQLHGGIGLAIEHDIGHYVQRLTAIDILFGDADHHLSRLAAGGGLFAAEA, encoded by the coding sequence ATGGATTTCAAGTTCACCGAAGAACAACGTCTACTCGCTGACAGTGTCGAGCGGCTAATGTCTGACACCTACGACTTTGAGGCGCGAAAGGGATTTGCCGCCAGAGCAGACGGGTGGAGTCTCGAGATTTGGCGGCAGTATGCCGAACTTGGTCTACTTGCCATCCCCTTTGCAGAACGGCATGGTGGAATGGGCTGTGGTCCGGTCGAGACCATGATAGTCATGCAGGCGTTGGGACGTGCTCTCGCTCTCGAGCCCTATCTGGCAACAGTGGTATTAGGTGGGGGGTTGATACGCGAGGGCGGCGATGATGAGCAGTGTAAGGCACTTTTACCGCGCATCGTCTCAGGCGAATGGCGACTCGCATTCGCGCACACTGAGTCAACATCACGTCATGACCCGGCGCACGTCAGGACCACGGCCAGGCATGACGGAGACGGCTGGGTGCTCGACGGCGCCAAGACCATGGTGTTGCACGGCGATTGTGCTGATGCCTTGATCATTACAGCTCGTACGGAGACCGGCCACCCAGGCAAAAGCAGGATAGGTTTGTTTTTGGTTGATGACACCGCCCATGGATTGCTACGCACGGCTTACGCGACCATTGACGGGCGACGCGCCGCGGATGTAGTGATGACCGGCGTGAGAGTAGGACCAGAGTCGGTGATTGGTAATGCCGACGAAGCCCTACCAATCATTGAACGGGTACTTGACCATGCCATCGCGGCCTTAGCTGCTGAAGCAGTGGGGGCGATGACTGCCGCACACGAGAGGACCGTCGAGTACCTCAAAACCCGCGTCCAATTCGGCACTGCTATTGGTAAGTTCCAGGTACTTCAGCACCGTGCTGTCGACATGTTGGTATCACTCGAGCAGAGTCGCAGTATGGCGATGTTCGGTACGATGATGGCTGACTATTCGAACGCGCGTGAACGACGGCAGGCGCTGGCGGCCGTCAAAGTGCAAATCGGTCGTTCGGCACGTCTGATCGGCCAGCAGGCGATTCAGCTTCATGGCGGCATTGGGCTCGCTATTGAGCATGATATCGGACATTACGTGCAACGTCTCACAGCGATCGATATTCTATTCGGAGATGCCGATCATCACCTGTCCCGACTGGCTGCGGGCGGGGGGTTGTTTGCCGCCGAAGCGTAA
- a CDS encoding 2-hydroxymuconic semialdehyde dehydrogenase, which yields MREVKHFINGKHVGSVSDRRFANRDPATGVKIGETHEGGHEEIDAAVSAARAALRGPWSRLSLDERTAILHRIADGINARFDEFLDAECGDTGKPKQVASQIDIPRGAANFSFFAEALKGFAAESFMLDTTDSAGALNYTVRKPKGVIGVISPWNMPLLLMTWKVAPALACGNSVVVKPSEETPTTAALLGEVMNTAGVPPGVYNVVHGFGPNSAGTFLTEHPDVDAITFTGETSTGETIMRAAANGVRDISFELGGKNPGIVFADCDMNKAVAGTLRSVFDNCGQICLSTERLYVERAIFDEFVVRLKTGAEHLVLGAWNHPGTTLGPLISQNHRDKVLVYYKRAIEQGATVITGGGVPEMPGELAGGAWVQPTIWTGLSDDSVIVREEIFGPCCHVRPFDSEEEVIALANDTRYGLGAALWSENASRTHRVAQRLDVGVCWVNSWMLRDLRTPFGGSKHSGIGREGGVHSLEFYTELQNICVRL from the coding sequence ATGCGAGAAGTCAAACATTTCATCAACGGCAAACACGTCGGTTCGGTCAGCGACCGGCGCTTCGCCAACCGCGACCCGGCGACTGGAGTAAAGATCGGTGAGACCCACGAGGGAGGTCACGAAGAGATCGACGCTGCGGTTTCTGCGGCACGCGCCGCGTTGCGAGGTCCTTGGAGCCGTCTTTCGCTAGACGAGCGTACGGCGATCTTGCACCGTATCGCTGATGGTATCAATGCACGTTTTGATGAGTTCCTCGACGCCGAATGCGGGGACACTGGTAAGCCGAAGCAAGTAGCTAGTCAAATTGATATTCCCCGCGGTGCAGCTAATTTCAGTTTCTTCGCCGAAGCTCTAAAGGGTTTTGCCGCCGAGAGCTTTATGCTTGACACTACAGATAGTGCAGGTGCGCTTAATTACACTGTGCGCAAACCCAAGGGTGTGATTGGTGTAATTAGCCCTTGGAATATGCCGTTGCTACTGATGACTTGGAAGGTCGCCCCGGCATTGGCCTGTGGAAATTCAGTGGTGGTCAAACCCTCCGAGGAAACACCCACAACCGCCGCGTTGCTAGGCGAGGTAATGAACACGGCAGGCGTACCGCCGGGCGTGTACAACGTGGTGCACGGTTTTGGGCCCAACTCAGCTGGTACCTTCCTTACGGAGCATCCCGATGTGGATGCGATTACCTTTACCGGTGAAACGAGCACGGGAGAGACTATCATGCGTGCTGCAGCGAACGGCGTGCGCGATATCAGTTTCGAGTTAGGAGGTAAGAACCCCGGCATCGTTTTTGCCGACTGTGATATGAACAAGGCCGTCGCGGGCACACTGCGTTCGGTGTTCGATAACTGCGGTCAAATCTGCCTTAGCACCGAACGCCTTTACGTAGAGCGAGCGATCTTTGACGAATTTGTGGTCCGGCTGAAGACCGGCGCAGAACACTTGGTGCTTGGCGCGTGGAATCACCCTGGAACAACCCTTGGCCCATTGATTAGTCAGAACCATCGCGACAAAGTATTGGTGTACTACAAGCGAGCAATTGAACAAGGCGCTACTGTAATAACGGGAGGCGGCGTACCAGAAATGCCTGGTGAGTTAGCAGGTGGCGCATGGGTGCAGCCTACTATCTGGACGGGCCTCTCGGATGACTCTGTCATTGTGCGCGAGGAAATCTTCGGCCCGTGTTGTCACGTACGTCCCTTTGATAGTGAGGAAGAGGTGATCGCACTGGCCAACGACACACGCTATGGCCTAGGTGCGGCACTATGGAGTGAAAATGCTAGCCGTACGCACCGTGTCGCGCAGCGGTTGGATGTTGGAGTTTGCTGGGTGAACAGTTGGATGTTGCGTGATTTACGTACACCATTTGGTGGAAGTAAACACTCCGGTATTGGCCGCGAAGGGGGGGTCCACTCTCTAGAATTTTACACCGAGCTTCAGAATATCTGCGTGAGGCTATAA
- a CDS encoding p-hydroxycinnamoyl CoA hydratase/lyase → MSNSNTVHEGKPWGKDVVVDIADGIAWVAINRPAKLNAMSAELAFEMLATLDALELDESCGVLVLTGVGDSWSAGMDLQDYFRAVDKMSPMEKAQVYRANAAWQWGRLVDYPKPTIAMVNGWCFGGAFTPLVACDLAIAAEDAVFGLSEVNWGIIPGGIVSKVLTEVMSQRDALYYAMTGENFDGRKAVDMRLVNEAVPKGRLKDRTIEVAKSLLEKNPMVVRATKTAIKMSKSLSWEQSSEYLRAKLDQTIALDPERGREKGMRQFLDEKSYKPGLQAYRRET, encoded by the coding sequence ATGAGTAACTCGAACACTGTACATGAAGGTAAACCGTGGGGTAAGGACGTAGTTGTTGACATTGCAGACGGAATAGCTTGGGTAGCGATCAATCGTCCGGCGAAACTCAATGCGATGAGTGCTGAGTTGGCGTTCGAGATGCTCGCCACGTTGGATGCGTTGGAACTAGACGAATCCTGCGGCGTATTGGTATTGACCGGCGTCGGCGATTCGTGGTCTGCAGGTATGGATCTCCAAGACTACTTCCGTGCCGTAGATAAGATGAGCCCGATGGAAAAAGCGCAAGTCTATCGCGCTAATGCGGCTTGGCAATGGGGCCGCCTTGTAGACTATCCGAAGCCGACCATTGCTATGGTCAACGGCTGGTGTTTCGGCGGTGCATTCACTCCGCTGGTCGCTTGCGATCTCGCTATTGCAGCCGAGGATGCCGTTTTCGGGCTGTCTGAGGTGAACTGGGGCATCATCCCCGGGGGAATCGTCTCTAAAGTACTGACCGAGGTCATGAGCCAGCGCGACGCCCTTTACTACGCCATGACCGGTGAGAATTTCGACGGCCGAAAGGCTGTGGATATGCGGTTGGTTAACGAGGCTGTTCCTAAAGGTCGCCTTAAGGACAGAACTATCGAGGTGGCAAAGAGTCTCTTGGAGAAAAATCCGATGGTGGTGCGGGCGACAAAAACCGCCATCAAGATGTCGAAGAGCCTGTCGTGGGAGCAATCGTCTGAATACCTGCGCGCCAAGCTCGACCAAACCATTGCACTCGATCCGGAGCGTGGTCGTGAAAAGGGTATGAGACAGTTCCTCGACGAGAAATCATATAAGCCTGGGCTGCAAGCTTACCGCCGGGAAACGTGA